GTCCAGAACGACGAGCGCGTGATCACCGCCTACCTCGGCACCCCGCTCGAAGGCACCACCGCAGGTACGGAGGACGACCAGTGACCGCTCTGCTCGAGGTCGAGGACCTCCGCGTCGCGTACGGCAAGATCGAGGCCGTCAAGGGCATCAGCTTCACGGTGAACCAGGGCGAGGTCACCACCCTGATCGGCACCAACGGCGCCGGCAAGACCACCACCCTGCGGACCCTGTCCGGTCTGCTCCGGCCGACCGCGGGGAAGATCCTGTTCGAGGGCGCGGCGATCGACGCCGTTCCCGCGCACAAGATCGTGTCGCTGGGCCTCGCCCACTCCCCCGAAGGCCGGCACATCTTCCCGCGGATGACGATCGAGGAGAACCTCCTCCTCGGCGCGTTCCTCCGCAAGGACGCGGCCGGCATCGCGGAGGACGTCGAGCGCGCCTACACGCTCTTCCCGATCCTCGGCGAGCGCCGCAAGCAGGCCGCCGGCACCCTCTCCGGCGGTGAGCAGCAGATGCTCGCCATGGGCCGGGCCATGATGTCCCGGCCGAGGCTGCTCATGCTGGACGAGCCCTCCATGGGCCTGTCCCCGCTGATGATGCAGAAGATCATGGCGACCATCGTGGAGCTGAAGGCGTCCGGCATGACCGTCCTGCTGGTCGAGCAGAACGCGCAGGCCGCGCTCTCGCTCTCCGACCGGGCGTACGTGATGACCACCGGACACATCACGCTCTCCGGCACCGGCGCGGAGCTGCTCCGCGA
The DNA window shown above is from Streptomyces sp. TLI_171 and carries:
- a CDS encoding ABC transporter ATP-binding protein, which translates into the protein MTALLEVEDLRVAYGKIEAVKGISFTVNQGEVTTLIGTNGAGKTTTLRTLSGLLRPTAGKILFEGAAIDAVPAHKIVSLGLAHSPEGRHIFPRMTIEENLLLGAFLRKDAAGIAEDVERAYTLFPILGERRKQAAGTLSGGEQQMLAMGRAMMSRPRLLMLDEPSMGLSPLMMQKIMATIVELKASGMTVLLVEQNAQAALSLSDRAYVMTTGHITLSGTGAELLRDDTVRRQYLGED